From a single Streptomyces sp. NBC_01264 genomic region:
- a CDS encoding phosphotransferase family protein, translated as MAGPAPRPRTSTREPEELGRRLAAWLDAELPGAKVTNISVPGSNGMSSETLLFDIEHPDAPIHACALRLAADPAAYTVFPTYDMPRQHRVMSLVATHTDLPVPRVQWLEEDPGPLGAPFFVMARAEGRVPPDVMPYTYEGNWLHAATDAQRAALQESSIALLARLHDQFPPEAARFLLPEGDASPLRRHVESQRAYYGWVVEGKSRSPLLERAFARLEELWPADEGGPAVLNWGDARIGNVIFEADGFEPVAVLDWEMAACAPREVDLGWTVYLHRFFQDLTESFGQPGLPDFLRREDIERRYAELTGHTPRDMEFHTLYAALRHGIVMLRIAYRQAHFGEVEIPADPDSLILHHASLTAMVQGTYW; from the coding sequence ATGGCAGGACCGGCACCGCGCCCCCGTACCTCCACCCGCGAACCCGAGGAGCTGGGCCGGCGCCTCGCCGCCTGGCTCGACGCCGAGCTTCCCGGCGCGAAGGTCACCAACATCTCCGTCCCCGGCTCCAACGGCATGTCCAGCGAGACCCTGCTCTTCGACATAGAGCACCCCGACGCCCCGATCCACGCCTGCGCGCTGCGCCTCGCCGCCGACCCGGCCGCCTACACCGTGTTCCCGACGTACGACATGCCCCGCCAGCACCGGGTCATGAGCCTGGTCGCCACCCACACCGACCTGCCGGTCCCGCGCGTGCAGTGGCTGGAAGAGGACCCCGGTCCGCTCGGAGCCCCGTTCTTCGTGATGGCCCGCGCCGAAGGCCGCGTACCGCCCGACGTGATGCCCTACACCTACGAGGGGAACTGGCTGCACGCGGCGACCGACGCGCAGCGCGCCGCGCTCCAGGAGTCGAGCATCGCGCTGCTCGCCCGGCTGCACGACCAGTTCCCGCCCGAAGCGGCGCGGTTCCTCCTCCCGGAGGGCGATGCCAGCCCGCTGCGCCGGCACGTCGAGTCCCAACGCGCCTACTATGGATGGGTGGTTGAGGGAAAGTCCCGATCACCCCTCCTCGAGCGCGCGTTCGCCCGCCTCGAAGAGCTCTGGCCCGCAGACGAGGGCGGCCCGGCCGTCCTCAACTGGGGTGACGCCCGCATCGGCAACGTCATCTTCGAGGCCGACGGCTTCGAACCCGTGGCCGTCCTCGACTGGGAGATGGCGGCCTGCGCCCCGCGCGAGGTCGACCTCGGCTGGACCGTCTACCTGCACCGGTTCTTCCAGGACCTGACGGAGAGTTTCGGCCAGCCGGGCCTGCCGGACTTCCTGCGCCGCGAGGACATCGAACGCCGGTACGCCGAACTCACCGGGCACACGCCGCGGGACATGGAGTTCCACACGCTCTACGCCGCCCTGCGGCACGGGATCGTGATGCTGCGCATCGCCTACCGGCAGGCGCACTTCGGGGAGGTCGAGATCCCGGCGGATCCCGACAGCCTGATCCTGCACCATGCCAGCCTCACCGCCATGGTGCAGGGAACGTACTGGTAG
- a CDS encoding AraC family transcriptional regulator, with protein sequence MISALNRLVDLVEEHLAEEIDVQALASELGTTEYHLRRMFSSLTGMPLSEYVRRRRMTVAAGDVVRGGADLLSIAVRYGYGSTEAFGRAFRAVHGAGPRDVRRDGGPLRTQPRLRIRLTVEGSTPMDTRLIDRPAFRLVGHAARVPLVHQGVNPHILRHITALPQEAHLRLKALGDTEPAGLLQVSDGVDPDGTEGSELTYLHGVAVSRETATPDDLDAIEVPAGTWAVFRTAGAHPQALQTTWAATATEWFPSNPWRLRPGPSIVTILERADDFSTATCELWLPVEPA encoded by the coding sequence GTGATCTCGGCACTCAATCGGCTCGTCGACCTCGTCGAGGAACACCTCGCGGAGGAGATCGACGTTCAGGCACTGGCCTCGGAGCTCGGTACGACCGAGTACCACCTGCGCCGGATGTTCTCGTCCCTGACCGGCATGCCGTTGTCGGAGTACGTGCGCCGGCGTCGCATGACCGTCGCCGCCGGCGACGTCGTCCGGGGCGGAGCCGATCTGCTGAGCATCGCCGTCCGGTACGGATACGGCTCGACCGAGGCGTTCGGACGCGCGTTCCGCGCGGTCCACGGCGCCGGTCCCCGTGACGTGCGCCGCGACGGAGGCCCCCTGCGCACACAGCCACGGCTCAGGATCCGCCTGACCGTCGAAGGGAGCACCCCCATGGACACCCGCCTCATCGACCGCCCCGCGTTCCGGCTGGTCGGACACGCCGCCCGGGTTCCGCTCGTCCACCAGGGCGTCAACCCGCACATCCTGCGGCACATCACCGCGCTGCCGCAGGAGGCGCACCTCCGGCTGAAGGCCCTCGGCGACACCGAACCGGCCGGCCTGCTACAGGTCTCCGACGGCGTCGACCCCGACGGCACGGAGGGGAGCGAACTGACCTACCTGCACGGAGTCGCCGTGTCCCGGGAGACGGCGACTCCCGACGACCTGGACGCCATCGAGGTACCGGCCGGCACGTGGGCGGTCTTCCGCACCGCCGGCGCCCACCCGCAGGCCCTGCAGACGACCTGGGCCGCGACCGCGACCGAGTGGTTCCCCTCCAACCCGTGGCGTCTGCGGCCCGGACCCTCGATCGTCACGATCCTCGAACGCGCCGACGATTTCAGCACCGCGACCTGCGAGCTGTGGCTGCCCGTCGAACCGGCTTGA
- a CDS encoding amidohydrolase, producing MTDSTADSANAAGGPRTAAPTAGGPRTAAPTAGGPRTVLLRGGEVHSPADPFATAMVVERGHIAWVGSEGAADAFAQGVDEVVDLGGALVTPAFTDAHVHTTSAGLALTGLDLTGARSLPEALELVRAYAERRPADRVLLGHGWDAARWPERRAPRREELDRATGGRPLYLSRIDVHSAVVTTALLELVPQVRPAGDEPLTRDDHHAVRRAALAAVTPAQRAEAQRAALDRAASLGIGSVHECGGPDISSPEDFTALLELARTHPGPRVFGYWADRDLALVKELGAVGAAGDLFVDGALGSHTACLHAPYADAEHTGTDYLDARAVAEHVAGCTEAGLQAGFHAIGDAAITAVVAGVRAAAEKVGLDRVRAARHRVEHAEMMTPATIAAFAELGLTASVQPAFDALWGGEQGMYADRLGAERARTLNPYAAMLKAGVPLAFGSDAPVTPLDPWGTVRAAAFHHTPAHRISARAAFAAHTRGGWRALGRDDAGILVPGAPADYAVWDTAELVVQAPDDRVARWSTDPRSGTPGLPDLTPGGELPVCLATVVGGREVFVRPQG from the coding sequence ATGACAGACAGCACCGCCGACTCCGCCAACGCCGCCGGAGGCCCCCGCACCGCCGCCCCCACCGCCGGAGGCCCCCGCACCGCCGCCCCCACCGCCGGAGGCCCCCGCACGGTCCTCCTCCGCGGCGGCGAGGTCCACAGCCCCGCCGACCCCTTCGCCACCGCGATGGTCGTCGAGCGCGGCCACATCGCCTGGGTCGGCTCCGAGGGCGCCGCCGACGCCTTCGCGCAGGGCGTGGACGAGGTCGTCGACCTCGGCGGGGCCCTCGTCACCCCCGCCTTCACCGACGCCCACGTGCACACCACCTCCGCGGGGCTCGCCCTGACCGGCCTGGACCTGACCGGGGCCCGCTCGCTCCCGGAGGCGCTGGAGCTCGTACGCGCGTACGCGGAGCGCCGCCCCGCCGACCGGGTGCTCCTCGGCCACGGCTGGGACGCCGCCCGCTGGCCCGAGCGGCGCGCCCCGCGCCGGGAGGAGCTGGACCGGGCCACCGGCGGGCGCCCCCTGTACCTGAGCCGGATCGACGTCCACTCGGCCGTGGTGACTACTGCCCTGCTGGAGCTCGTCCCGCAGGTGCGGCCGGCGGGGGACGAGCCGCTGACCCGGGACGACCACCACGCCGTACGGCGGGCCGCGCTGGCCGCGGTCACCCCCGCCCAGCGCGCCGAGGCCCAGCGGGCCGCCCTCGACCGGGCCGCTTCCCTGGGGATCGGCTCCGTCCACGAGTGCGGCGGCCCGGACATCTCCTCCCCGGAGGACTTCACCGCCCTCCTGGAGCTGGCGCGGACCCACCCCGGCCCGCGGGTCTTCGGCTACTGGGCCGACCGGGACCTGGCCCTGGTCAAGGAGCTCGGCGCCGTCGGGGCGGCGGGCGACCTCTTCGTCGACGGAGCCCTCGGTTCGCACACCGCCTGCCTGCACGCCCCGTACGCCGACGCCGAGCACACCGGCACGGACTACCTCGACGCGCGGGCCGTCGCCGAACACGTCGCCGGCTGCACCGAGGCGGGCCTCCAGGCGGGCTTCCACGCCATCGGGGACGCCGCGATCACCGCCGTCGTGGCCGGGGTGCGGGCCGCCGCGGAGAAGGTCGGCCTGGACCGCGTGCGCGCCGCCCGGCACCGGGTCGAGCACGCCGAAATGATGACCCCGGCCACCATCGCCGCCTTCGCGGAGCTGGGCCTGACCGCCTCCGTGCAGCCCGCCTTCGACGCGCTGTGGGGCGGTGAGCAGGGCATGTACGCCGACCGGCTCGGCGCCGAGCGCGCCCGCACCCTCAACCCGTACGCGGCCATGCTCAAGGCCGGCGTCCCGCTGGCCTTCGGCTCCGACGCACCGGTCACCCCGCTGGACCCCTGGGGCACCGTCCGGGCGGCCGCCTTCCACCACACCCCGGCCCACCGCATCTCCGCACGGGCGGCCTTCGCCGCCCACACCCGCGGCGGCTGGCGGGCCCTGGGCCGCGACGACGCGGGCATCCTCGTCCCCGGGGCCCCGGCCGACTACGCGGTCTGGGACACGGCCGAGCTGGTGGTCCAGGCCCCCGACGACCGGGTCGCCCGCTGGTCCACGGACCCCCGCTCCGGGACCCCCGGACTGCCGGACCTGACCCCCGGCGGCGAGCTGCCGGTCTGCCTGGCCACCGTCGTCGGCGGCCGGGAGGTATTCGTACGGCCACAGGGGTGA
- a CDS encoding IS3 family transposase (programmed frameshift), with the protein MRKHEVAPPSKYTPEFREEAVQIALRSSKTVSETARELELNPETLRGWVKKFQKRREPAADAELTVSERARLKELERRIREVEMENAFLKKCAGVLREGSPVARKYEFIETMRLDTAEYVFSVEFMCERLDVSKSGYYDWRRRPDSATAQRREELKLLVKKAFEVSDSTYGYRRIRAQLARWGHAAGLELVRQLMRELGLMPCQPRPKRFSLTQAAAGAVPDLVGRNFTADTPGEKLVGDITYIPTGEGWLYLATVIDCCTKEVIGYAMDDHYQTPLISRAIRNAARNRKLTKGAIFHSDRGSNYMSAEFGKALNRLGLRRSSGRTGICFDNAMAESFFGTLKNERVSRVTYLTLEAARQDITRYIEFWYNRKRLHSAVGYRPPQEVHAEYARLRIAA; encoded by the exons ATGAGGAAGCACGAAGTGGCACCGCCCAGCAAGTACACCCCGGAGTTCCGCGAGGAAGCAGTCCAGATCGCGCTCCGCTCCAGCAAGACCGTCTCGGAGACAGCCCGAGAGCTTGAATTGAACCCGGAGACACTCCGGGGCTGGGTGAAAAAGTTCCAGAAACGGCGTGAGCCGGCCGCTGACGCTGAGCTGACGGTGAGTGAACGCGCCCGGTTGAAGGAACTCGAACGCCGCATTCGCGAAGTCGAGATGGAGAACGCCTTCCTGAAAAAATGCGCGG GCGTACTTCGCGAAGGATCCCCGGTAGCACGCAAGTACGAGTTCATCGAAACGATGCGACTCGACACCGCGGAGTACGTATTTTCTGTCGAGTTCATGTGTGAGCGGCTCGACGTGTCCAAGTCCGGCTACTACGACTGGCGACGCCGTCCTGATTCTGCGACGGCTCAGCGGCGCGAGGAATTGAAACTGCTCGTCAAGAAAGCCTTCGAGGTGTCCGACAGTACGTACGGATACCGGCGCATCCGCGCCCAGCTGGCGCGCTGGGGGCACGCCGCCGGCCTGGAGCTCGTGCGCCAGCTCATGCGTGAACTGGGCCTGATGCCCTGCCAGCCCCGCCCGAAGCGGTTCAGCCTGACCCAGGCTGCGGCGGGCGCAGTGCCCGACCTCGTCGGCCGGAACTTCACCGCCGACACCCCGGGTGAAAAGCTCGTCGGAGACATAACCTACATTCCGACTGGCGAGGGCTGGCTTTATCTCGCGACGGTCATCGACTGCTGCACGAAGGAAGTCATCGGGTATGCGATGGACGACCACTACCAGACGCCTTTGATATCCCGGGCCATACGCAACGCAGCCCGCAACAGGAAGCTCACCAAGGGGGCAATTTTTCACTCCGATCGCGGAAGTAACTATATGTCAGCCGAGTTCGGGAAGGCGCTGAACCGGCTCGGCCTCCGCAGATCGTCTGGGCGCACCGGGATCTGTTTCGACAACGCGATGGCCGAATCGTTCTTCGGAACTCTGAAGAACGAGCGTGTCTCACGTGTGACTTACCTGACCCTCGAGGCCGCCCGGCAGGACATCACTCGCTACATCGAATTCTGGTACAATCGCAAACGCCTTCACTCGGCTGTCGGTTACCGGCCTCCGCAGGAAGTCCACGCCGAGTATGCAAGGTTGCGAATAGCCGCGTGA
- a CDS encoding Lrp/AsnC family transcriptional regulator, which yields MEELDRQIVDLLVRDGRMSYTDLGKATGLSTSAVHQRVRRLEQRGVIRGYAAVVDPEAVGLPLTAFISVKPFDPSDPDDIAERLAGVPEIEACHSVAGDENYILKVRVATPLELEDLLGRLRALAHVSTRTTVVLSTPYEARPPRI from the coding sequence ATGGAGGAGCTGGACCGCCAGATCGTGGATCTGCTCGTACGGGACGGGCGGATGAGCTACACGGACCTGGGCAAGGCCACGGGCCTGTCCACGTCGGCGGTCCATCAGCGAGTACGCCGGCTGGAGCAGCGCGGGGTGATCCGCGGTTACGCGGCGGTCGTCGACCCCGAGGCCGTCGGTCTTCCCCTCACGGCCTTCATCTCGGTCAAGCCCTTCGACCCGAGCGATCCGGACGACATCGCGGAGCGGCTGGCCGGGGTTCCCGAGATCGAGGCCTGCCACAGCGTCGCGGGCGACGAGAACTACATCCTCAAGGTCCGCGTGGCCACCCCGCTGGAACTGGAAGACCTCCTGGGCCGCCTACGAGCCCTGGCCCACGTCTCCACCCGCACCACGGTGGTCCTCTCCACCCCGTACGAGGCCCGCCCGCCCCGCATCTGA
- a CDS encoding DUF6230 family protein, producing the protein MPAVVAVGAMAMVMAQGALAASFAVSGTSFQVSSSKLSSKGLSSYVQTDRSVDGKGHPVALLGIGEATLTDICQAAEVDTPVGKVVFKLTAGGPAGNVTASNLVIDGEDLAGDAVFGTAQIGRDASTLDQVGGIKGEAGKFGLQAGDIEVVDVKSHAWSATGGNFHLKGLKLNVSLDGKKCF; encoded by the coding sequence ATGCCCGCGGTCGTCGCGGTCGGGGCGATGGCGATGGTCATGGCGCAGGGCGCGCTCGCCGCCTCCTTCGCCGTCTCGGGGACCAGTTTCCAGGTCTCCTCGTCCAAGCTGAGCAGCAAGGGCCTGTCCTCCTACGTGCAGACGGACCGCTCCGTCGACGGCAAGGGGCATCCCGTCGCGCTGCTCGGCATCGGCGAGGCCACCCTCACGGACATCTGCCAGGCCGCCGAGGTGGACACCCCGGTGGGCAAGGTGGTCTTCAAGCTGACCGCCGGCGGCCCCGCCGGCAACGTCACCGCGAGCAATCTCGTCATCGACGGCGAGGACCTGGCCGGCGACGCCGTCTTCGGGACGGCCCAGATCGGCCGCGACGCCTCCACCCTCGACCAGGTCGGCGGGATCAAGGGCGAGGCCGGCAAGTTCGGCCTCCAGGCCGGGGACATCGAGGTCGTGGACGTGAAGTCGCACGCCTGGTCGGCGACCGGCGGCAACTTCCACCTCAAGGGCCTGAAGCTGAACGTCAGCCTGGACGGCAAGAAGTGCTTCTAG
- a CDS encoding acyl-CoA dehydrogenase family protein — translation MTDRAPQVDRSLPTEESRDLLVLVREIAQREIRPRAAEEEDAGRFPREVFALLSEAGLLGLPYAGEFGGGDQPYEVYLQVLEELAAARLTVGLGVSVHSLACHGLAGYGTKEQRGAHLPAMLGGGLLGAYCLSEPSSGSDAASLTTKAVRDGDDWVITGTKAWITHGGVADFYTVLARTGVDGPKGITAFLVPGDAEGLTAAVPEKKMGMKGSPTAQLHFDGVRVPDTRRIGEEGQGFTIALAALDAGRLGIAACAIGVAQAALDEALAYALDRKQFGHPIADFQGLRFMLADMATKIEAGRALYLAAARLRDAGKPFSRQAAMAKLFCTDAAMSVTTDAVQVLGGYGYTADFPVERLMREAKVLQIVEGTNQIQRMVIARHLAGPESR, via the coding sequence ATGACCGACCGCGCGCCGCAGGTGGACCGATCGCTGCCCACCGAGGAGTCCCGAGACCTGCTCGTGCTCGTGCGCGAGATCGCGCAGCGGGAGATCCGCCCCCGGGCCGCCGAGGAGGAGGACGCCGGCCGCTTCCCCCGTGAGGTCTTCGCGCTGCTCTCCGAGGCCGGACTGCTCGGGCTCCCGTACGCCGGCGAGTTCGGCGGCGGCGACCAGCCGTACGAGGTCTACCTCCAGGTGCTGGAGGAGCTGGCCGCGGCCCGCCTGACCGTCGGGCTCGGCGTCAGCGTGCACTCGCTGGCCTGTCACGGCCTGGCCGGCTACGGAACCAAGGAGCAGCGGGGCGCCCACCTGCCCGCCATGCTCGGCGGCGGACTGCTCGGCGCGTACTGCCTCTCCGAGCCGTCCTCGGGCTCGGACGCGGCCTCCCTGACCACCAAGGCGGTCCGGGACGGCGACGACTGGGTGATCACCGGCACCAAGGCCTGGATCACCCACGGCGGGGTCGCCGACTTCTACACCGTGCTGGCCCGCACCGGCGTGGACGGACCGAAGGGCATCACGGCCTTCCTGGTCCCGGGCGACGCGGAGGGCCTCACGGCGGCGGTTCCCGAGAAGAAGATGGGCATGAAGGGCTCGCCCACCGCCCAGCTGCACTTCGACGGCGTACGGGTCCCGGACACGCGCCGCATCGGCGAGGAGGGTCAGGGCTTCACCATCGCCCTGGCAGCCCTGGACGCGGGCCGCCTCGGCATCGCCGCCTGTGCGATCGGCGTGGCCCAGGCCGCGCTCGACGAGGCCCTGGCCTACGCCCTGGACCGCAAGCAGTTCGGGCACCCCATCGCGGACTTCCAGGGCCTGCGGTTCATGCTGGCCGACATGGCGACGAAGATCGAGGCGGGCCGCGCGCTGTACCTGGCGGCGGCGCGGCTGCGGGACGCGGGCAAGCCCTTCTCCCGCCAGGCTGCGATGGCCAAGCTCTTCTGCACGGACGCGGCGATGTCCGTCACGACGGACGCGGTCCAGGTGCTGGGCGGCTACGGCTACACGGCGGACTTCCCGGTCGAGCGGCTGATGCGCGAAGCGAAGGTCCTCCAGATCGTGGAGGGCACGAACCAGATCCAGCGCATGGTGATCGCCCGCCACCTGGCGGGCCCGGAATCCCGCTGA
- a CDS encoding class I SAM-dependent methyltransferase: MSTAYRPRTTDPAGGRYADGLLSHGRAGEYERLLLLEQVCDPGTIRVLESLPMKRDWHCAEVGAGTGGVARWLAERCPHGQVTATDLDTRFLDSMVRPGHLRVSQQDVTTTDFPPGSLDLVHARAVLTHLPAPEQVVRRMANWLKPGGWLVIEDPTYLPAGASPYPDFAALLAACEELLARTQGTDNSWARRIPAAMADSGLTDLAMAGELSVCGRDETEDRYWRQCFARATPALLESGLMTASRIQRALAHLDRPEFSDVAWMMISCSARRPPR, encoded by the coding sequence GTGAGCACCGCATACCGGCCTCGGACGACGGACCCGGCGGGCGGGCGCTATGCGGATGGCCTGCTGAGCCACGGCAGAGCCGGAGAGTACGAGCGCCTGCTCCTTCTGGAACAAGTCTGCGACCCCGGGACGATCCGCGTCCTCGAATCCCTGCCGATGAAGCGGGACTGGCACTGCGCCGAAGTCGGCGCGGGTACCGGTGGAGTCGCCCGGTGGCTTGCCGAACGCTGTCCCCACGGACAGGTCACCGCCACCGATCTGGACACACGGTTCCTCGACTCCATGGTCCGGCCCGGCCACTTGAGGGTTTCACAGCAGGACGTCACCACAACCGACTTCCCCCCGGGTTCGCTCGACCTCGTGCACGCGCGGGCGGTACTGACCCACCTCCCTGCCCCCGAGCAAGTGGTACGGCGCATGGCGAACTGGCTGAAGCCGGGCGGCTGGCTGGTCATCGAGGACCCCACGTACCTGCCGGCCGGAGCTTCCCCCTACCCCGACTTCGCGGCGCTCCTGGCCGCATGCGAGGAGCTGCTGGCGCGCACCCAGGGCACCGACAACTCCTGGGCCCGCCGCATTCCCGCGGCCATGGCCGACTCCGGTCTGACGGATCTCGCCATGGCCGGCGAACTGTCGGTGTGCGGCCGGGACGAGACGGAGGACAGGTACTGGCGCCAGTGCTTCGCCCGGGCAACCCCCGCCCTGCTGGAATCCGGCCTCATGACCGCGTCCCGGATCCAGCGCGCCCTCGCCCATCTCGACCGGCCGGAATTCTCCGACGTGGCCTGGATGATGATCTCCTGCTCGGCCCGTCGGCCTCCTCGGTAG